The genomic region CCTCGAAGACGGCGGCACGCGCCTCCTCGTCGAGCGCCCCGTTGTCGAATGCAGCCTCGACGTACCGGCGGGTGTCGTCGAAGTGGTGGCCGGTGCGCGGGTCGATCCCGCGGACGGCACCCACCATCTCGGAGCCGAAGAGGACGTTCCGGCTGTCGATCACGTCGAGCAGCAGGTCGATGCCCGCCTGGTGGTAGACGCAGGTGTCGAAGAAGACGTTGCCCATGACGTTGGACTCCACCGGGGGCTGGCCGAGCATGTCGGCCAGTCCCCGGTAGCGGCCCCAGTGGTAGGGCACCGCTCCCCCGCCGTGCGGGATGACCAGGCGCAGCTCGGGCAGGTCCGCGAACAGCGTGCCCTGGACCAGCTGCATGAACGCGGTCGTGTCGGCGTTGATGTAGTAGGCGCCCGTCGCGTGGAACACCGGGGTCGCCGAGGCGGAGACGTGGACCATCGCGGGCACGTCCAGCTCGATCATCGCCTCGTAGAAGGCGTACCAGCTCCGGTCGGTCAGCGGCGGCGACGTCCAGTGACCTCCGCTGGGATCGGGATTGAGATTGCACCCGACGAAGCCCAGCTCCTCCACGCAGCGCCGGAGCTCCTCGATCGACGCCCCGACGTCCGCGCCCGGGGACTGCGGCAGCTGGCTGACCCCGACGAACCGGTCGGGGAAGAGCGTGGTGACCCGGTGGACCAGGTCGTTGCACCGCCGGGCCCACTCCAGGCTGACGGCGGCGTCTCCGACGTGGTGCGCCATCGCCGAGGCACGCGGCGAGAAGAGGGTGACGTCGATGCCGCGCTCGTCCATCAGCCTCAGCTGGCTGGTCTCGATGGTCTCGCGGATCTCGTCGTCGCTGATGGCCGGGTAGGCCGGTGGCGTCGTCCCCGCTGTCCAGGCGGCGACCTGCTGCTCGCGCCACGCGGTGTGCGCCGCCGGAGCGGTGGTGTAGTGCCCGTGACAGTCGATGATCATGGCTGCTCCGTCTCCCCGGCGGCCCCTGGCCGGTCGACCGGCACGGCGTCGCGCAGCTCCACGAGCAGGTCGCGGGCGGCCGGGGCGATGCGGGCCGGAACCCCCAGCTCCCGTAGCTGCTCGGTGGCGGCGGCCATCTCGTCCGCCCGCCGCCGGGCATGGGCGTGCGTGCCGTTGACGACGCGGTCGAGGCTCCGCTCGTCGAAGCCGGCCATCTCCGCCGCGATGTTTCCCCGCAGCCAGTCGGCGCACCCGGCTGCCTCGGCGCCGCGCAGTGCCTCCACCACCGCGGCGGCGAGCCCCTTGTAGAAGACGCTGCGCAGCAGTTTGCGGGAGATCGCCGTCCCGACCGGCCCTTCCTGGACCACCACGTCGGCACCCAGGCCGGCGAGCAGGTCGCGGAACCGGTCGGCCCCCTCGCCCGAGACGAGCATCGGCGTGCGCAGGCCCTTCCCGGGCACCGGCGACATCAGCGCGACGTCGATGACGGGGACGTCACGCGCCGCCGCCCGCTCGCCCAGGGTCACCTTCAGTCCCGGGCTGGCCGTGTTGAGGTCGGCCCACAGGGTGCCGGCGCGCAGTTCGGGCAGGGCGTTCTCCAGCGCCGTCATCGCGTCGTGGGAGCTGTTGACGCTGATCACGACGTCGGCGTCGGCGACCGCCTCGGCCTCGGAGCCGCGCGGCTGCACGCCGTCCACGGTGATGCCCTTGGGGTCGTACCCGCGGACGTCGGCCCCGGCTGCCACCAGGTCGCGGGCGATCTCCGAGCCGGCCTCACCGAGCCCCAGGACGGCGAACGCGGCGGTCACTCCTGGACCTCGACCGGCGGGGTGCCGTGGGTGTGGAACGTGTCGATGGTCTTCAGCCCCCAGGCCTGGCCCTTGGCGCGCTCGGCCTCGGACCAGTCGATGGGCTGCCAGTCGGGGGCGAGGACCAGCCGCGCGGCGGGGTTGTCCAGCTCGATCCGGTTGCCCGCCGGTTCCCAGACGTAGAGGAAGAAGCTCTGCTGGATGGTGTGCTTGTGCGGCCCGGTCTCGATGTGCACGCCGTGCTCGAGCGCGAGGTCGGCGGCCCGGATGATGTCGTCCCGGCTGTCGACGGCGAACGACAGGTGGTGCAGCCGGCCGGAGGTGCCGGTCCTGTCCTTGGTCCACACCACGTCGTAGCCCTTGTTGGTGAACGTGGTCCAGGTGCCGGCGACCGTCCCGTCGTCCAGCACGATCTGCTCGGTGATCATCGCCCCGAGGGCGTCGACGAAGAAGTCGCGGTTCTCCACCGGGTTCACGCCGAGGTAGTTGATGTGGTCGATCCGCCGCACGCTCACCCCGCGCCCGGGGTAGGCCTGTGCCTGGTTCTTCAGCGCGGGCTTCAGGTCACCCTCCGGCCGGTACCACTCCGTCTCGTAGTAGACGCCCATCTCGTGGCCGTCGGGGTCGGTGAAGACGTACACCGGTCCGTAGCCGGGGTCGCCGTCCTGCCAGCCCTTACCGAGCCCGGTCGCCTCGATGGCGGCCACCCGGCGCTGCAGCGCCTCCGGCGTGCCGGCCCGGAAGTTGGTCCGCCCCACGCCGGGCCGTGCGGCGGCGGTGAGCTTGACGGTCGTGTTCTCGTAGTCGTCCCAGGCGCGCAGGAACACCGAGTCGCCGGCCGACCCGTTCTCCGTCATCCCCAGGTACCGGACGAAGAAGTCCAGGCTCTCCTCGGGCTTGTGGGTCAGCAGCTCGACGTGGGCGAGGTGCGCGATGTCGTGCAGCGGCGGCACGGGCTCTCCTGGGACTCAGGGGTACACGGGACGGGCAGGGTTCAGGCGCGCGGGTACGCGGTGCCGTCGAAGAGCTTGCGGGCGGTGCGGACGACGCCGGACCGGACGACGCGCGGCGGGGTCGTCGAGCTGTCGACCGCGACGTCGACGAGCAGGTGCCCCGTCGGGTGCTCGACGTCCACGCGCGAGGTGCCGGCCGGCCAGCCGACGGTGAGCTCGTGGCCGACCGCATCGGGCAGCAGCATCCCGGTGACCACGCTGACGGCGCCCAGCACGCCGATCGACGTGTGCGGC from Blastococcus colisei harbors:
- a CDS encoding amidohydrolase family protein, encoding MIIDCHGHYTTAPAAHTAWREQQVAAWTAGTTPPAYPAISDDEIRETIETSQLRLMDERGIDVTLFSPRASAMAHHVGDAAVSLEWARRCNDLVHRVTTLFPDRFVGVSQLPQSPGADVGASIEELRRCVEELGFVGCNLNPDPSGGHWTSPPLTDRSWYAFYEAMIELDVPAMVHVSASATPVFHATGAYYINADTTAFMQLVQGTLFADLPELRLVIPHGGGAVPYHWGRYRGLADMLGQPPVESNVMGNVFFDTCVYHQAGIDLLLDVIDSRNVLFGSEMVGAVRGIDPRTGHHFDDTRRYVEAAFDNGALDEEARAAVFEGNVRRVYPRLDALLGAGA
- a CDS encoding DUF1932 domain-containing protein yields the protein MTAAFAVLGLGEAGSEIARDLVAAGADVRGYDPKGITVDGVQPRGSEAEAVADADVVISVNSSHDAMTALENALPELRAGTLWADLNTASPGLKVTLGERAAARDVPVIDVALMSPVPGKGLRTPMLVSGEGADRFRDLLAGLGADVVVQEGPVGTAISRKLLRSVFYKGLAAAVVEALRGAEAAGCADWLRGNIAAEMAGFDERSLDRVVNGTHAHARRRADEMAAATEQLRELGVPARIAPAARDLLVELRDAVPVDRPGAAGETEQP
- a CDS encoding VOC family protein yields the protein MPPLHDIAHLAHVELLTHKPEESLDFFVRYLGMTENGSAGDSVFLRAWDDYENTTVKLTAAARPGVGRTNFRAGTPEALQRRVAAIEATGLGKGWQDGDPGYGPVYVFTDPDGHEMGVYYETEWYRPEGDLKPALKNQAQAYPGRGVSVRRIDHINYLGVNPVENRDFFVDALGAMITEQIVLDDGTVAGTWTTFTNKGYDVVWTKDRTGTSGRLHHLSFAVDSRDDIIRAADLALEHGVHIETGPHKHTIQQSFFLYVWEPAGNRIELDNPAARLVLAPDWQPIDWSEAERAKGQAWGLKTIDTFHTHGTPPVEVQE